One segment of Ricinus communis isolate WT05 ecotype wild-type chromosome 8, ASM1957865v1, whole genome shotgun sequence DNA contains the following:
- the LOC8261775 gene encoding pentatricopeptide repeat-containing protein At4g13650 has product MFLKQQIQRNTFAIFNIKTFSTLCQNPHSCINSYNISKLLSILFKSGRVTDAENLFEKLPQKNIVSWSIAIHGYAINGFHKKSIKLFSQMRNSGLAPNSFSVVGALLSAIGLCDLMLASSIHGLILKRGLVSDFIVGTAMLDAYAKCGNALESYKVFKELNNAGLITCNATLAGLIANGLCIEGFMLFKEFRKFGLVPNVATVLTLIKGCVALEIKMLCESVYGLIFKFGLSSDVNVNNSVVNMYSRFQDLNAAAKVFDEMKFKDVISWTTMMAVLVDLECASDALVLLSKMKDSMLDLDSVVLMHLISACAILGDLGKGRQCHAQAVIRGFKSELPLVNSIIAMYSKCGDLRFSRIVFDQTTEKSLVSWTAMVSGCVQNGCSREALDLAIKARLEENYSFDSVMLVNALTASSELVDKEFCQQLHCYILETGFSQYRLVQNSLISAYSKCGNIDLAHIVFKEMDSLQNVVSWNAIINGYGINGHGEVALALYHEMRKGGEDPDSATYSCILSACSHAGLIRDGLMIFNRMVKDNKIRPSQQHYGCVIDLLMRAGCLSDTNDWKFLEDTCPNVWKALLSGCALHGNVELAELAAKYLLEKNPGESVVLVLLSNVYVSVGRFQDAESLRLTKGFVKNPGISYLCGTSYDCG; this is encoded by the coding sequence ATGTTCCTAAAGCAGCAAATTCAAAGGAACACATTTGcaatatttaatatcaaaacATTCTCTACCTTATGCCAAAACCCGCATTCTTGCATTAACTCGTATAACATCTCAAAACTCTTGAGCATTCTGTTCAAATCCGGTAGAGTCACTGATGCAGAGAACCTGTTCGAAAAGTTGCCGCAAAAAAACATTGTTTCATGGTCTATTGCAATCCACGGCTATGCCATTAATGGGTTTCacaaaaaatctattaaaCTGTTTTCGCAAATGCGAAATTCGGGTTTAGCTCCCAATTCTTTCAGTGTTGTTGGAGCTCTTCTTAGCGCTATAGGCCTATGTGACTTGATGCTTGCAAGCTCTATTCATGGACTTATACTTAAAAGGGGTTTAGTTTCTGATTTCATTGTGGGTACTGCAATGTTAGATGCTTACGCAAAATGTGGAAATGCATTGGAGTCTTATAAAGTGTTCAAAGAACTGAACAACGCAGGTCTGATTACATGTAATGCAACTCTTGCTGGGTTGATAGCTAATGGCCTTTGCATAGAGGGTTTTATGCTTTTTAAGGAATTTAGAAAATTTGGTTTAGTGCCTAATGTAGCTACGGTCTTAACTCTGATTAAGGGTTGTGTTGCTTTAGAGATAAAGATGCTATGTGAATCTGTTtatggtttaatttttaagtttggTCTCTCTTCTGATGTAAATGTAAATAATTCAGTTGTTAACATGTACTCACGGTTTCAAGATTTGAATGCTGCTGCTAAGGTTTTTGATGAGATGAAATTTAAAGATGTTATTAGTTGGACAACAATGATGGCTGTCTTGGTTGACCTTGAATGTGCTTCTGATGCTTTAGTGCTGCTTTCAAAGATGAAAGATAGTATGCTCGATCTTGATTCAGTAGTTTTAATGCATCTAATTTCAGCTTGTGCAATTCTAGGAGATTTGGGGAAGGGAAGACAATGCCATGCTCAAGCTGTTATTCGTGGATTTAAATCAGAGCTTCCTCTTGTGAATTCCATAATTGCGATGTATTCAAAGTGTGGTGATTTGCGCTTTTCAAGAATTGTGTTTGATCAAACAACTGAGAAGAGTTTAGTTTCATGGACAGCAATGGTTTCAGGATGTGTACAGAATGGATGCTCAAGGGAGGCATTAGACCTTGCAATTAAGGCAAGGCTAGAAGAAAACTATTCCTTCGATTCAGTTATGTTGGTTAATGCTTTAACAGCTTCAAGTGAGCTAGTAGATAAAGAGTTTTGCCAGCAGCTCCATTGCTATATTCTTGAAACTGGGTTCTCTCAGTATAGATTAGTTCAGAATAGTCTCATATCAGCATACTCAAAATGTGGGAATATTGATCTGGCTCACATTGTGTTTAAGGAGATGGATTCTCTTCAGAATGTAGTCTCTTGGAATGCAATTATAAATGGCTATGGGATCAATGGCCATGGGGAAGTTGCTTTGGCTCTCTACCATGAGATGAGGAAGGGTGGGGAAGATCCTGATAGTGCAACATACTCGTGCATTTTAAGCGCTTGTAGTCATGCAGGATTAATAAGGGATGGTTTGATGATCTTTAATAGGATGGTGAaggataataaaataagaccAAGCCAACAACATTATGGCTGTGTTATTGACTTGCTGATGCGAGCAGGCTGTTTATCTGACACAAATGATTGGAAATTTTTGGAAGATACATGTCCAAATGTTTGGAAGGCTTTGCTTAGTGGATGCGCTCTCCACGGCAATGTGGAGTTGGCCGAACTTGCTGCAAAATACTTACTTGAGAAAAACCCAGGAGAATCAGTAGTGCTTGTGCTCCTCTCAAATGTTTATGTATCAGTTGGGAGGTTTCAAGATGCAGAATCTTTGAGATTGACCAAGGGATTCGTTAAGAATCCAGGGATCAGCTATCTTTGTGGGACTTCATATGATTGCGGTTGA